The DNA region GCGGTGCTGGCGGGTCAGCGGGGAGACCTCGGTCGGGTAGTCCTTGATGAAGGTCGGCCGGACGGCGTTCTCCTCCAGCAGGCGCTCGACCATCTCCAGCACGATCTGGCCGTGGCCCCAGTTCTTCTCGTACGGGATGCCGTGCTCGGTGGCCAGCTTCCGCAGCTCCTCGACCGAGGTCTCCGGGGTGACCTCGACGCCCAGGCGGGCGGAGATGCCCGGGTAGACGCTGACCTCCTCCCACGGCTCGGCCAGGTCGATCTCGTGCTCCACGCCGTGCGCGTCCACGCCCTTGATCACCGTGGTGCCCAGGGCGTCCCGGGCGGCGTTGACGATCGTCTCGCGGATCAGCTCGGCCTGGGTGTCGTAGTCGCCGTAGGCCTCGTACGACTCCAGCGAGGTGAACTCGGGGTTGTGGGTGGCGTCCGCGCCCTCGTTGCGGAAGTTGCGGTTGATCTCGAAGACCTTCTCGGCGCCGCCGACCACCAGCCGCTTGAGGTACAGCTCGGGCGCGATGCGCATGTACAGGTCGATGTCGTACGCGTTGATGTGCGTCTTGAACGGGCGGGCGTTGGCGCCGCCGTGCACCGGCTGCAGCATCGGGGTCTCGACCTCGATGTAGCCGCGGTCCTCGTAGGTGCGGCGGATCGAGCGGACGACCTTGCTGCGCAGGTGCAGGATCTCGCGGGCCTCGGGGTTCACGATCAGGTCGAGGTACCGCTGGCGGACCCGGGCCTCCGGGTCGGTCAGGCCCTTGTGCTTGTCCGGCAGCGGGCGCAGGCACTTGGCGGTGAGCTCCCAGCGGTCCACCATCACCGACAGCTCGCCGCGCTTGGAGGTGATCACCTCACCCTCGACGCCGACCTGGTCACCGAGGTCGATGTCGGACTTCCAGGCCGCCAGCCGCTCGGCGCCCAGCTTGTCCAGGGAGAGCATCACCTGGAGGTCGCCGGTGCCGTCACGCAGGGTGGCGAAGCACAGCTTGCCGCCGGTGCGGGAGAGGATCACCCGGCCGGTGATGCCGGCCCGCTCACCGGTCGCGGTGTCGGGCTCGAGGTCCGGGTGCTTGGCGCGCAGGTCGGCGATGGTGCTGGTGCGGGGGAATCCGACCGGGTACGGGTCGACACCGGCCGCCCGGAGCCGGTCCAGCTTCTCGCGCCGGACGCGCATCTGCTCGGGAAGGTCGTCGGTCGCGGGAATAAGGCTCTGATCGCTCACCCCACAAGGGTAGCCAGCCGTACGGCGTGCTCCGCGACCGGATGACGCGTGAGGGGAGGCCGTCGGATCGACGGCCTCTCCTCCGGGGGCGGGCGGCGGGTCAGCCGGTGCCGGTGCGCAGTTCGACCTCGTCCGGGGCCTCGTCGGCCGGTTCGGCGGGGTCGGCCGGGTGGGCCGGCGGCTTGGGGCGGCGGCCGAAGATCTCGGCCGGGGTGGGCATCCGGTGCGGGCGGGGCGGGGTCGGCGCGGCGGCGGGCTGCTCCGGGCGGGAGTCCCGGGAGTCGGTGCTGCTCATCGTGGTCCGTCCTCCTACAGGGGTGGGGTGACTGCTCGGGGGTGCGGCGGGGTTCGGTACGGCGACCAGGTGGCGCGGGTGCCCGGCGGTGAGGGCGAGCCGTTCGCGCACGGCCGCCTCGGCCAGCGCGTGGCAGCGCCCGGCCAGCCGGGAGCGGCGGGCCCGTTCGCCGTGGCCGCAGGGCTGGCGGGTCAGCCCGCGCAGCGCGGTGAGGTCCTCGGGCCCGGGCAGGTAGCCGCCGGTCACGGCCTCCTCCAGGCGCTCCAGGTAGCCGGCGGCGCTGCCGGGCAGGGCGGAGCGGTAGCGGCCGAGGTCGGCGAGCAGGAAGGCGCGCAGCCGGCCGCCCTCCTGGACGGCCTCGTCGATCGCCTCGGTCAGACGCAGGGCGTCCTGGACGTCCTCCGCCCACAGTTCGGCGCCCGGCCCGGCGAACGCCGTCCGGTCGGGCCCCTGGAGGTGGACGGGGACAGCGGGGTGCAGGGCTTGGGCGAGGGCTCGGCGCAGCACGCGGACTTCATCGGCGCTGAAGGCCATGCCGCCGCGCGATCCGTGTGGCGTAGGCATGGGCTGACACTACGTGACGAATATCCGATTTGTCGGTAACGTCGCGCGGAATTCCGCACGATCGGCCCGACGGAACCAGGGCCTGTCCGGCCCGGCCGGTCAGCTCGGCCGGTTGCGCTCGTACACCAGGCGCAGGCCGATCAGGGTCAGCCAGGGCTCGTGGACGTCGATGGTGCCGGCCTCGCCGAGGACCAGGGGGGCGAGGCCGCCGGTGGCGATCACCTGGACGTCGTCCGGGTCCTTGGCCAGCTCCCGGGCCATCCGCTCGACCAGGCCGTCGACCTGCCCGGCGAAGCCGTAGAGGATGCCGGACTGCATGCCCTCGACGGTGTTCTTGCCGATCACGTTGCGCGGACGGGCCAGCTCGATCTTGCGCAGCTGGGCGCCGCGGACGCCGAGCGCCTCCACCGAGATCTCGATGCCGGGAGCGATCGCCCCGCCGACGTAGTCGCCGCGGGCGTTGACGGCGTCGAAGGTGGTCGCGGTGCCGAAGTCGACCACGATGCACGGGCCGCCGTACAGGTGGTTGGCGGCCAGCGCGTTGACGATCCGGTCCGCGCCGACCTCCTTGGGGTTGTCCATCAGGACGTGCACCCCGGTCTTCACGCCGGGCTCCACGATCACCGCGGGGACGTCGCCGTAGTAGCGGCGGGTCACCTCGCGGAGCTCGTGGAGCACGGCGGGAACGGACGAGCAGATCGCCAGCCCCTCCACCGCGGCCTCCCGGACCGCGGTGTGGTTGCCCATCAACCCCTGCAGCAGCACCGCCAGTTCATCGGCCGTGCGACGCGGATCGGTGGAGATCCGCCAGTGTTCCACCACTTCCTCGCCGTCGAACAGGCCGAGCGTGGTCTGGGTGTTGCCGACGTCGATGGTGAGGAGCACGGGGACGCTTTCTGCGAGTCGGGACGGGGCAGGGACTGCTCTCGACCTGACGGTCAGGCGCGCAGGTCCAGGCCGATGTCCAGGATCGGCGAGGAGTGGGTCAGCGCGCCCACGGCCAGGTAGTCGACACCAGTCTGGGCGACCTCGCGCGCGCTGGCCAGGGTCAGTCCGCCGGAGGCCTCCAGCTTCGCCCGGCCGGCCACCAGCGCGACGGCCTCCTTCAGCTGCTCGACCGTGAAGTTGTCCAGCAGGATCAGGTCCGCCCCGGCGTCCAGCACCGGCGGGATCTGCTCCAGGGCGTCCACCTCGACCTCGACCGGCAGCTCCGGGTACGCGGCCCGGACGGCCCGGAAGGCCTCGGCCACGCCGCCGGCCGCGACCACGTGGTTGTCCTTCACCAGGGCCGCGTCGGACAGCGCCATCCGGTGGTTGACGCCGCCGCCGCAGCGCACCGCGAACTTCTCCAGCGCGCGCAGGCCCGGGGTGGTCTTGCGGGTGTCCCGGACGACCGCGCCGGTGCCCTCCAGGGCGTCCGCCCAGGCCCGGGTCGCGGTGGCGATGCCGGACAGGTGGCAGAGCAGGTTGAGCGCGCTGCGCTCGGCGGTCAGCAGGTCGCGGGTACGGGAGCGGACCGAGAGCAGCACCTGGCCGGCCTCGACCAGGTCGCCGTCCTCGACGTGCCGCTCGACCTCGAACTCCTCCTCGCACACCAGCGAGACGACGGCCTCGGCGATCCGCAGACCGGCGACCACACCGGCCTGACGGGCGGTGAAGTCGGCGGTCGCGACGGCGTCGGCGGGCACGGTGGCCACCGAGGTGACGTCCTCGCCGCCGGCCAGGTCCTCGGCCAGCGCCAGGGTGGCGATGTCCTCGACCTCGATCGGGTCCAGCCCGGCCTGCTCCAGCAGCTCGGCCAGCTGCGGGTCCAGACCGGTCTCGTAGCCCTCGCCGTCCCCGCAGGCGCAGCCGTCGCCGCAGCCGCCCTGGTCGGCCAGGGGGAGTTCCTCGTGGGAGTGGGTCATGGTTCTACTGCTCCTCAGGGGTGCTGACGGGGTCGCCGGAGGCGGCGAGGGTGGTGATCAGGTGGCGCCGCCAGTGGGCGTCGTCGCGCTCGGGGAAGTCCTCGCGCCAGTGGCAGCCGCGGGTCTCCTCGCGCTGCGCGGCGGCCGCGACCAGGGCGGTGGCGACCAGCAGCAGGTTGGCGGCCTCCCAGGTCTCCACCCGGGGGTCGGCCGGCTTCTCCTCGGCCACGTGCGAGTGGGCCTGCTCGGCGATCAGGGCGAGCCCGGCCGCGGTGTCGGCCATCGAGGCGGCCGAGCGCAGCACGCCCGTGCCGCGCGACATCAGCCGCTGGA from Kitasatospora cathayae includes:
- a CDS encoding type III pantothenate kinase, which gives rise to MLLTIDVGNTQTTLGLFDGEEVVEHWRISTDPRRTADELAVLLQGLMGNHTAVREAAVEGLAICSSVPAVLHELREVTRRYYGDVPAVIVEPGVKTGVHVLMDNPKEVGADRIVNALAANHLYGGPCIVVDFGTATTFDAVNARGDYVGGAIAPGIEISVEALGVRGAQLRKIELARPRNVIGKNTVEGMQSGILYGFAGQVDGLVERMARELAKDPDDVQVIATGGLAPLVLGEAGTIDVHEPWLTLIGLRLVYERNRPS
- the nadC gene encoding carboxylating nicotinate-nucleotide diphosphorylase, with amino-acid sequence MTHSHEELPLADQGGCGDGCACGDGEGYETGLDPQLAELLEQAGLDPIEVEDIATLALAEDLAGGEDVTSVATVPADAVATADFTARQAGVVAGLRIAEAVVSLVCEEEFEVERHVEDGDLVEAGQVLLSVRSRTRDLLTAERSALNLLCHLSGIATATRAWADALEGTGAVVRDTRKTTPGLRALEKFAVRCGGGVNHRMALSDAALVKDNHVVAAGGVAEAFRAVRAAYPELPVEVEVDALEQIPPVLDAGADLILLDNFTVEQLKEAVALVAGRAKLEASGGLTLASAREVAQTGVDYLAVGALTHSSPILDIGLDLRA
- the lysX gene encoding bifunctional lysylphosphatidylglycerol synthetase/lysine--tRNA ligase LysX, whose amino-acid sequence is MSDQSLIPATDDLPEQMRVRREKLDRLRAAGVDPYPVGFPRTSTIADLRAKHPDLEPDTATGERAGITGRVILSRTGGKLCFATLRDGTGDLQVMLSLDKLGAERLAAWKSDIDLGDQVGVEGEVITSKRGELSVMVDRWELTAKCLRPLPDKHKGLTDPEARVRQRYLDLIVNPEAREILHLRSKVVRSIRRTYEDRGYIEVETPMLQPVHGGANARPFKTHINAYDIDLYMRIAPELYLKRLVVGGAEKVFEINRNFRNEGADATHNPEFTSLESYEAYGDYDTQAELIRETIVNAARDALGTTVIKGVDAHGVEHEIDLAEPWEEVSVYPGISARLGVEVTPETSVEELRKLATEHGIPYEKNWGHGQIVLEMVERLLEENAVRPTFIKDYPTEVSPLTRQHRSVPGVAEKWDLVIFGTEIGTAYSELIDPVEQRARFTAQSLLAAGGDVEAMQLDEDFLRALEYAMPPTGGLGLGVDRLIMLLTGKNIRETVLFPLVKPEPKASAATAEKTEEE